From the genome of Mixophyes fleayi isolate aMixFle1 chromosome 2, aMixFle1.hap1, whole genome shotgun sequence, one region includes:
- the LOC142139207 gene encoding olfactory receptor 1500-like, with translation MSNQTGVSEVILVGFPGITEDYNTLISAMMFLVYMISLIANGSVICLVSGNIHLHHPMYLIIANLAASDILFDTVTLPKLIARYWFGASHMSFKVCIFQMFCVHYFGSLDSFLLMVMALDRCVSIYQPLRYTLIITTKRAFITCGICWIFLATSTNAAVAVQDSQIVLCGPNKIYSLFCTNAAVTSLACTDVTYIRRVAFVCAMVVLLVPLGLILLSYLLIIAVISSRYDNWQKAFYTCTTHLLVVGLYYAPRIFIYIVNSIRSVIINPDTNALLLFLYSVVPHMANPIIYFLSTKEIRQTVCKVLKKIKYRLYHTFCY, from the coding sequence ATGTCTAATCAAACTGGGGTTTCAGAAGTTATCTTGGTCGGATTTCCAGGGATTACAGAAGATTACAACACCTTGATATCCGCTATGATGTTTCTTGTGTATATGATATCATTAATTGCAAATGGGAGCGTCATATGTTTGGTTAGTGGAAATATTCACTTACATCATCCCATGTACCTGATCATAGCAAATCTTGCTGCCTCAGATATTTTATTTGACACAGTGACTTTACCAAAACTAATCGCCAGATATTGGTTTGGAGCTTCACATATGTCCTTTAAAGTGTGCATCTTCCAAATGTTCTGTGTTCATTATTTTGGAAGTCTTGATTCCTTCCTCCTGATGGTGATGGCTTTGGATCGTTGTGTTTCTATTTACCAACCCCTGAGATACACCTTGATTATCACCACAAAGAGAGCTTTCATTACTTGTGGAATCTGCTGGATTTTTTTAGCAACTTCTACaaatgcagctgttgctgttcaGGATTCTCAAATTGTCCTATGTGGCCCTAacaaaatatatagtttattttgtaCCAATGCAGCAGTCACATCTTTAGCATGTACAGATGTAACGTATATAAGGAGAGTAGCATTTGTGTGTGCTATGGTTGTGCTTCTTGTACCTTTAGGGCTCATTTTACTATCATACCTCCTGATAATAGCTGTGATCTCCTCTCGCTATGACAACTGGCAGAAAGCATTTTACACCTGTACCACACATCTGCTGGTTGTGGGTTTATATTACGCTCCTCGAATCTTTATCTACATAGTAAATAGCATCCGTTCAGTAATAATTAATCCTGATACCAATGCTTTGCTTCTTTTCCTTTACTCGGTTGTGCCACATATGGCCAATCCCATTATATATTTTCTTAGCACAAAGGAAATTAGACAAACTGTTTGTAAAGTTCTAAAGAAAATCAAGTACAGACTTTACCACACGTTTTGTTACTAA